A genomic stretch from Psilocybe cubensis strain MGC-MH-2018 chromosome 1, whole genome shotgun sequence includes:
- a CDS encoding putative ARM-like repeat-containing protein (putative ARM-like repeat-containing protein C1703.03c) has protein sequence MAKPLPVASSGAPGTSKSTIVRRQHIPEHPYPSRHRRNPSPKSPSSLFAPSSGLLVLLASVASASTVSGSPAPPSFLCPSIDSEDTVDAPRERRALPSSSVTVTPTPSAAYNILLPRHVPDQYRQGPDGIWRRLGTYTLYGSTVSACDGICRQPTNAVSAVDDQIQVSGNTNKSDSTTYDQLDDIRDSLPPGWKPTRTSENRTPLILAVSLVLAFLICSFIIGCLFWRKTVKKNHRSYDVEAKARRKRSAISVESLVAEKEHKTKQKIWARATARWKANVRYTARQRRGRRFGSRASIANQSTLSLDRSRSRLAGSNSSIRSTASSRRSSTSSIRSQLHDEDAIPTSPTSAQVSNSRPSSPAQPTINNPPAYQHRSQIPPIIISSDDPTGGEYPTSTPQFGRSRRPSHSSNYSASAAITNDGHVVELSPTHLHAAHVATDDKSLLARLQDLASAPPTDDSLPSAGTSEIQVSAPEWQDDDIEAFAPELTTSPGQSSTSPSMFPPPPSKGVLAASEFYTHPYSFEEMEDLDAECGPSAPPFEEGASPPLQDTHLLVPSAPPLLGEDDHIHDMCPSAPEWDDSSPALDSCEECIAGQDHDRIPTELTAPHPSEPPPPRAPTPSIGSSTPHPTANDNIALPDIATSWRGVVRVFRDEPHLAEITCYHFFANAIELCKSFWKNKTLYSRFPTYFIGESHTMGKSQKKKTMRRHNPMRVPDSHLPHGLASASQSSSRSNEILPIMQKMESAEASERKWACVAVSNLIQNDPSTRRLLQGKNIVGALITRLTDSEEEVVVEAAGALRNLCIDGGYDICAEMYNKNILTPLKSFIPKISDTLSQFLADPKASTEAIRRIVYDFADNVITTLWCLSETSNKALNAINDIRLAPFLMSFLGAHDKLPLGPVTAAAQCLYVLTDDNYPTISDIRADAGYISCLLSLARQEVAGAVIPKTDPKSVTLAVLAAGTLRNILPIPPPSAASFVDIDKDVVLPLLLPVISSISLPDTSNAVQELVQRQATEPQIQNLSLNHTPKSDHKSEAEKELELLESKLRTVQLALEILTGTCATLPDPEPDVAANEEEGDEEGDEVIEDLEDASEDAIDVDMNMDETEGASPEKSSPAFLTTLVVPLLALVQPTALSFPPLASPSIHPPTTSALSAVHICALECLNNVFLSLTTSPNPSVTSDIKSGITVWNGIWSALGLVGTETGLGQERRQQMWEVSVGVLWGIGRVWLGSLPADNEQVSVLIQLCTATTDARLKVKCIGTLECIAQNPSAIEANRVISDYLLSILPTSGKPSAVDAEPIVQAASSLIDIFSDETRPYDVNFRQGQYLQRLAASVGSLKAVVRAIDRRKEGGRELRRRGDEVQENLVDFIQYRKELRL, from the exons ATGGCCAAGCCATTGCCAGTCGCGTCCTCAGGCGCTCCTGGAACATCCAAATCTACAATCGTTCGTCGGCAGCACATCCCAGAGCACCCTTATCCATCTCGCCATCGCAGGAATCCTTCTCCGAAATCGCCCTCGTCCCTTTTTGCCCCATCATCTGGCCTACTTGTGCTTCTCGCCTCTGTCGCCTCTGCATCCACCGTCAGCGGTAGTCCTGCCCCTCCGTCCTTTCTCTGCCCGTCAATAGACTCTGAAGACACTGTGGATGCACCCCGCGAACGAAGAGCACTCCCATCATCCTCGGTCACCGTCACGCCGACGCCGTCAGCAGCCTACAATATTTTACTGCCCAGACATGTGCCAGATCAGTATCGCCAGGGCCCCGACGGGATTTGGAGGAGGTTGGGAACATATACTCTCTACGGATCGACTGTGTCGGCGTGCGACGGG ATATGTCGCCAGCCAACGAATGCTGTATCAGCCGTCGACGACCAGATACAAGTCTCCGGTAATACCAACAAATCCGACTCTACTACCTACGACCAGTTAGATGATATTCGTGACTCCCTACCGCCTGGGTGGAAGCCAACCAGGACAAGCGAAAATCGCACTCCCCTCATTCTTGCCGTCTCCCTCGTTCTTGCATTCCTCATATGCTCTTTTATCATTGGATGCCTGTTTTGGCGGAAGACTGTCAAGAAAAACCATAGGAGTTATGACGTGGAGGCAAAGGCAAGGCGGAAAAGGTCTGCGATTAGTGTGGAAAGCCTTGTCGCGGAGAAAGAGCACAAGACCAAGCAGAAAATATGGGCCAGGGCTACCGCGCGGTGGAAAGCCAACGTCAGATATACCGCGCGTCAGCGAAGGGGCAGACGTTTTGGTTCTCGTGCATCTATTGCCAACCAATCTACCCTCAGCCTCGATCGCTCTCGCAGCCGTTTAGCAGGATCTAACTCGTCGATTCGGTCGACGGCATCGTCTCGCAGGTCTTCTACATCATCTATTCGCAGTCAACTACACGACGAAGATGCTATTCCAACATCGCCCACGTCGGCGCAGGTATCCAATTCCCGGCCTTCATCACCAGCCCAACCCACTATCAACAATCCTCCTGCCTATCAACATCGTAGTCAAATTCCTCCTATTATCATTTCATCGGATGATCCAACAGGCGGTGAATATCCAACAAGTACTCCACAGTTTGGTCGTTCAAGGAGGCCATCCCATTCATCGAACTATTCCGCCTCGGCGGCTATCACTAACGATGGCCATGTGGTAGAACTATCACCCACTCATCTGCATGCAGCCCATGTTGCCACCGATGATAAATCTCTACTTGCTCGTTTGCAGGACCTTGCAAGCGCTCCACCAACAGACGACAGTTTGCCGTCTGCGGGGACATCCGAAATACAGGTTTCAGCTCCCGAGTGGCAAGATGATGATATTGAGGCTTTTGCGCCCGAACTGACTACATCCCCTGGCCAATCATCAACCTCGCCATCAATGTTTCCCCCACCACCCTCAAAAGGAGTTCTGGCCGCGTCAGAATTCTACACCCACCCTTACTCATTCGAGGAGATGGAAGATCTGGATGCTGAATGCGGGCCCTCAGCACCTCCATTTGAGGAAGGCGCATCGCCTCCTTTGCAGGACACCCATCTTCTAGTTCCATCTGCCCCTCCGCTTTTAGGGGAGGATGACCATATCCACGATATGTGTCCTAGTGCACCCGAGTGGGATGATTCTAGCCCGGCACTCGACTCCTGCGAAGAATGTATTGCCGGGCAGGACCACGACCGGATACCCACTGAATTGACAGCTCCTCATCCGTCAGagcctccaccaccgcgcGCACCCACGCCTTCTATTGGATCATCCACACCTCATCCCACTGCCAATGATAATATAGCCCTTCCTG ACATTGCAACATCATGGAGAGGAGTCGTCCGTGTTTTCCGCGACGAACCTCATTTAGCTGAGATCACGTGCTATCATTTTTTTGCAAACGCGATCGAACTCTGCAAGAGCTTTTGGAAAAACAAAACGCTCTACTCGCGCTTCCCAACCTATTTCATCGGCGAATCGCACACGATGGGCAAAtcacaaaagaaaaaaacgatGCGAAGGCACAACCCTATGCGTGTACCTGATTCGCATCTACCGCACGGGCTCGCATCTGCATCACAGTCCTCGTCCAGGTCGAATGAGATCTTACCCATCATGCAGAAG ATGGAAAGCGCAGAGGCTTCGGAGCGCAAATGGGCCTGTGTAGCAGTTTCTAATCTTATACAGAATGATCCATCTACTAGGAGATTACTGCAGGGCAAAAATATTGTTGGTGCCTTGATCACCAGGCTCACGGATAGCGAGGAGGAAGTCGTCGTTGAAGCTGCAGGTGCTTTGAG AAATTTATGCATTGACGGTGGCTACGATATCTGCGCCGAGATGTACAACAAAAATATCCTCACACCCTTGAAATCGTTTATACCAAAG ATTTCCGACACACTTTCCCAATTTCTTGCTGATCCCAAGGCTTCAACTGAGGCTATTCGAAGGATTGTTTATGACTTTGCTGACAATGTCATTACTACGCTGTGGTGTCTTTC AGAGACATCAAATAAGGCTTTGAATGCAATTAATGATATCCGCCTTGCCCCATTTTTAATGTCTTTCCTCGGTGCACATGATAAACTCCCTCTAGGACCTGTGACCGCAGCCG CACAGTGTTTGTATGTCCTCACGGACGACAATTACCCTACCATCTCCGATATCAGAGCTGATGCAGGCTATATCTCGTGTCTTCTCTCTTTGGCTCGTCAAGAAGTGGCTGGAGCGGTCATACCCAAGACTGACCCCAAGTCCGTTACGCTCGCCGTTCTCGCCGCTG GCACTCTGCGCAACATCCTGCCTATTCCACCTCCGTCTGCAGCTTCGTTCGTTGACATTGACAAGGATGTCGTGCTACCCCTATTGTTGCCGGTGATATCGTCAATTTCGTTGCCAGATACGTCCAATGCCGTACAAGAGCTTGTGCAACGGCAGGCTACAGAACCCCAGATACAGAATCTCTCGCTGAATCATACACCAAAATCAGATCATAAATCTGAAGCTGAAAAGGAGCTTGAGCTCTTGGAATCGAAACTACGAACAGTGCAACTTGCACTTGAAATCCTGACCGGGACTTGTGCGACTCTTCCTGACCCAGAACCCGACGTCGCCGCAAATGAGGAAGAAGGCGATGAGGAAGGTGATGAAG TCATAGAAGACCTGGAAGATGCAAGTGAAGACGCCATTGATGTCGATATGAATATGGATGAGACAGAGGGCGCCTCTCCCGAAAAATCCAGCCCGGCCTTTTTGACGACCCTTGTAGTTCCTCTGCTCGCACTTGTGCAACCTACGGCTCTTTCATTCCCTCCCCTTGCGTCTCCTTCTATACACCCCCCTACAACATCCGCTCTGAGCGCCGTGCACATCTGCGCATTGGAATGCCTCAACAACGTCTTCTTATCCCTTACTACGTCCCCGAACCCTAGCGTCACGTCGGATATCAAGAGCGGAATCACAGTTTGGAATGGAATCTGGTCTGCTCTAGGCCTCGTCGGTACTGAGACGGGTTTGGGTCAGGAGCGACGCCAGCAGATGTGGGAAGTTTCTGTTGGCGTTCTCTGGGGTATTGGGCGCGTTTGGCTTGGGTCTTTG CCAGCAGACAATGAGCAAGTCAGTGTTCTAATTCAGCTGTGCACTGCGACGACCGATGCACGTCTTAAAGTGAAATGCATCGGTACGCTAGAGTGCATTGCGCAGAATCCTTCCGCAATCGAAGCAAACCGG GTCATCTCCGATTACTTACTTTCTATTCTTCCTACCTCTGGCAAACCTTCGGCGGTGGATGCAGAACCCATCGTACAGGCCGCATCGTCGCTCATCGACATCTTCTCTGATGAGACACGGCCCTACGACGTGAATTTCCGTCAAGGGCAATACCTTCAACGACTAGCAGCGAGCGTAGGCAGCTTAAAGGCCGTTGTGAGAGCCATTGACAGGCGGAAAGAGGGGGGTAGAGAACTCAGGCGTCGGGGTGATGAGGTCCAGGAAAATTTAGTCGATTTTATCCAGTACCGGAAAGAGCTGCGACTCTAA
- a CDS encoding Exonuclease V: protein MSGYSSDDFHDLDLSEFTAEDFAYIDANIASLSGSGRHGTTEAEPKLSEERYRLNSADSKAFDTDDEDIYCANETSFRSDTFDLNLSTLTNEELDALDEYVSKKIPKPSAGPSIAIEIEGPVDVSGTSKHTVGENKHINGTWKPRLSNSPLNQFRPYMTLSVTDLTSPAWCEVQYDYGLRGRRSRPISERPQTFQSSSGKTIRPEPNIVKKNDIQTRQGLAVHKELEREIKFEELQVDITSEETRWALRYVAANSLILLHLQREMPVFGVIHDEVVVGIMDEVIKEEVPKMPNSIAFKSSKRPSDHLQPSSISKKPRTSLPYPQTRIDSCFESSKKEKKPSQSPSLVVEEEQTQTRSSSEYVLHIKDNKTREKPYIPSEADMQSGRMQLMLYRRLLSQLISTNPPYDFSPFWSKLGVNSAAIFPTKFLVQAHLIEESSGFQSTCLDDLVSLWHSEIKDLNIVGVDPTLELVYRLRPSPRRKKKKHGLTTPRPPQTISDEERDLMIAIAASLEDVSASQTQVDMSHIGPSTHFYKKNQFDSPNSGTEDTKFQTTLAESIIAQNVSKTFDNSGIDFADLIISNAYLQLPLVDLPEIECVDVTEKIGKGKEKEIEAEEQGIRRFKIIGTKRFLHNDEELDKYLDHVLEWWRGERRPEGVPLDRTYRCSYCEYENDCEWRAEKAAEIRQKKLPDP from the exons ATGTCAGGTTACAGTTCTGATGATTTTCACGACTTGGATCTTTCTGAATTCACAGCTGAGGATTTTGCATACATAGACGCCAACATTGCATCGCTTTCAGGATCTGGTCGTCATGGAACCACAGAAGCTGAGCCCAAGTTGTCTGAAGAGAGGTATCGCCTTAATTCAGCAGACTCTAAAGCTTTCGACAccgacgatgaagatatATATTGTGCAAACGAGACGTCATTCCGGTCTGACACTTTCGACCTCAACCTAAGCACCTTAACCAACGAAGAGTTGGATGCGCTGGATGAATATGTATCAAAAAAGATACCTAAACCAAGTGCTGGTCCATCTATCGCTATTGAGATTGAAGGACCAGTTGATGTGTCTGGTACTTCCAAACATACAGTCGGAGAAAATAAACATATCAATGGTACCTGGAAGCCACGATTGTCTAACTCTCCACTTAACCAATTTCGTCCGTATATGACCCTTTCTGTAACGGACCTCACTTCACCTGCATG GTGTGAAGTTCAGTATGACTATGGGTTGCGAGGCAGGAGATCGCGTCCGATCAGCGAGCGTCCTCAAACTTTCCAATCTTCTTCCGGGAAGACGATCCGCCCAGAACCAAACATTGTCAAGAAAAATGATATACAAACAAGACAGGGACTT GCCGTTCACAAGGAACTTGAAAGGGAGATCAAATTCGAGGAACTTCAAGTGGATATTACAAGCGAAGAGACGCGTTGGGCTTTGCGGTACGTGGCTGCAAATTCT CTTATACTACTTCATCTTCAGAGGGAGATGCCCGTTTTTGGAGTGATTCACGATGAAGTCGTTGTTGGTATTATG GATGAAGTGATAAAAGAAGAGGTACCAAAAATGCCCAACTCGATTGCATTTAAAAGTTCCAAGCGTCCGTCAGACCATCTGCAGCCTTCCTCCATCTCAAAGAAGCCGCGCACAAGCTTGCCTTATCCACAAACTCGAATAGATTCCTGTTTCGAAAGCtccaagaaagagaagaaaccttcacaatcaccatCGCTAGTGGTTGAGGAAGAACAAACGCAGACGCGAAGTTCGTCGGAATACGTTTTGCACATCAAGGACAACAAAACGCGGGAAAAGCCTTATATACCTTCAGAGGCTGATATGCAGTCAGGTCGTATGCAGCTTATGTTGTATCGAAGACTCCTTTCACAGCTTATATCAACAAATCCTCCCTACGACTTCTCACCCTTTTGGAGCAAATTGGGTGTCAACTCAGCAGCCATTTTTCCAACGAAGTTTCTTGTCCAAGCTCACCTTATCGAAGAATCCTCCGGCTTCCAGTCCACCTGTTTGGACGACTTGGTGTCATTGTGGCATAGCGAAATCAAGGATTTAAATATTGTTGGTGTCGATCCTACCTTGGAATTGGTATATCGCTTGAGGCCATCTCCTAGACgtaaaaagaagaagcatgGTTTGACAACACCTAGGCCACCTCAAACCATCAGCGATGAAGAAAGAGATTTGATGATCGCAATTGCTGCCAGTTTGGAAGATGTATCTGCCTCGCAAACCCAGGTCGATATGAGCCATATAGGCCCGTCAACACATTTTTATAAGAAAAATCAATTTGACAGCCCTAATTCTGGCACTGAAGATACGAAATTTCAAACGACACTTGCTGAATCCATTATAGCTCAGAATGTGTCAAAGACTTTTGACAACTCAGGTATCGACTTTGCGGACCTAATAATAAGCAACGCTTATTTACAGTTACCATTAGTAGATCTTCCGGAAATTGAGTGCGTTGATGTCACTGAAAAAATTGGCAAGggtaaagaaaaggaaattgAAGCAGAAGAACAAGGAATTCGGCGCTTCAAGATAATCGGAACGAAAAGGTTTTTGCACAATGATGAGGAACTGGACAAGTACCTTGACCATGTACTAGAGTGGTGGCGAGGGGAACGGAGACCTGAAGGGGTGCCTCTGGATCGCACTTATCGTTGCTC ATACTGCGAATATGAAAACGACTGTGAATGGAGAGCTGAAAAGGCTGCAGAGATCAGGCAGAAAAAACTACCCGATCCATGA
- a CDS encoding Protein priA, giving the protein MFAVFCRHFVVLALALASASSAASPTYTALDNRVPVSKADAVNYPRQYDSGAGSYNDPGNSANRWGDNNGGGDNYPTPSHRPKPRNLKSRLLSSVPPSELAESICPSGLYGCPIAKPGSLSSLPTSLSTWTEQGFECIDTKADLRACGGCASIDSKHDCTTIEGANDISCAVGTCVVDSCLPGYSLDSKNNACVRK; this is encoded by the exons ATGTTTGCCGTCTTTTGTCGCCATTTCGTGGTCCTGGCTCTTGCTCTCGCATCGGCTTCCAGCGCTGCGAGTCCAACATATACCGCTTTAGACAATCGTGTACCTGTCAGCAAAGCG GATGCCGTTAATTACCCAAGACAATATGACTCCGGGGCAGGGAGTTATAATGACCCAGGAAACAGCGCTAACCGATGGGGCGATAACAATGGCGGAGGCGACAATTATCCCACCCCTTCTCACAGACCCAAGCCCAGGAATCTGAAGTCCAGATTGCTGAGCTCTGTCCCACCATCTGAACTTGCGGAATCGATCTGCCCGTCTGGCCTTTATGGCTGTCCGATCGCTAAGCCTGGGTCGCTGTCGTCACTCCCGACATCTCTATCGACTTGGACAGAACAGGGTTTCGAGTGCATAGACACCAAAGCCGATTTGCGAGCATGTGGTGGTTGCGCTAGTATCGACTCAAA ACACGACTGCACAACCATTGAAGGCGCCAATGATATTTCATGCGCCGTCGGAACCTGTGTCGTGGATTCTTGCCTGCCAGGTTATTCACTGGACTCGAAAAACAACGCTTGTGTTCGCAAGTAG